The following proteins come from a genomic window of Larimichthys crocea isolate SSNF chromosome III, L_crocea_2.0, whole genome shotgun sequence:
- the LOC113745675 gene encoding protocadherin-15-like, which translates to MQEQIIALLLLPLPFFFASLALRSSIFTCFKSLFFFFTSTFYWGRAKKSVIEEADHQRILSTFACRAIAARGNGALHVNLPKSESNVTFLSDRKPLTTHNPVYDDNSPPSSPDVFARGESPSEKRFYFSPSHSAGSGCAWSVPARIHGGLHSYEVPRRQGLMHPDDWEMQILQAGMRVRQRQESSDTLDLSGSTENKLSVREQARQFEQQALQEQTLKQNRGSLGSLSSILIRDSDSNDVLEVSSETLLSIMDYSYSPTSVGRDVPPSIIIPQGEESWPLASQRPTPPVLKKFSSSISSYMTVQPCQITVEIIPDPPENPPPPPPQQPHPPSPPTPPPYSPPSTPPLPSYIQKPQYSPKPRPPPPPPPPPPPPPPPPPPPASPLPLKKKNAPPPPPPPPLPPPPSPVSDQMRPVVQFVPTSLPPVSSLRPVSERKHPPPLDPSQTDVGKKELKGILKNIQNLVDIERSVANLYSQVDKNCKVPKFNKKPQVTEESEANNPQSPDSWDEQSTPNITDFSSVVQINSTTSMNCTENVTSELNMAAEVQQTSQLNSDSPDTSELSEQFSQSTAL; encoded by the coding sequence ATGCAGGAACAAATAATAGCGCTGTTGCTTTTGCCTCtaccttttttctttgcttcgCTCGCACTCAGATCATCAATCTTCACCTGTTtcaagtctttgtttttcttcttcacctccaccttttACTGGGGCAGGGCTAAAAAGTCTGTCATTGAGGAGGCTGACCACCAGAGGATTCTTAGCACCTTTGCCTGTCGCGCCATTGCAGCCCGCGGCAACGGAGCATTGCATGTCAACTTGCCCAAGTCAGAGAGCAACGTGACCTTCCTCTCTGACCGCAAACCACTCACCACTCACAACCCTGTCTACGATGACAACAGTCCCCCCAGCAGTCCTGATGTCTTTGCACGGGGCGAGAGTCCGTCTGAAAAACGATTTTACTTTTCTCCTTCCCACTCAGCAGGGTCAGGGTGCGCCTGGTCAGTGCCTGCTCGTATTCACGGAGGGCTGCACAGTTACGAGGTCCCAAGGAGACAAGGTCTTATGCACCCAGATGACTGGGAGATGCAGATACTCCAAGCAGGCATGAGAGTCAGGCAAAGACAGGAAAGTTCAGACACGCTTGACTTGAGTGGCAGCACAGAGAACAAGTTGTCGGTCCGTGAGCAGGCCAGGCAATTTGAGCAACAGGCTCTCCAAGAACAAACCCTCAAGCAAAACCGAGGCTCCCTAGGCTCCCTCTCTTCGATCCTTATCAGGGATAGTGACAGTAATGACGTACTGGAGGTGTCCTCAGAAACCTTGCTCTCCATCATGGATTACTCCTACAGCCCGACATCTGTGGGCAGGGATGTGCCCCCCAGCATTATTATTCCCCAAGGAGAAGAGTCATGGCCTTTAGCTAGCCAAAGACCAACTCCACCTGTCCTCAAGAAGTTCAGCTCCAGCATCTCCAGCTACATGACAGTTCAACCTTGTCAGATCACTGTGGAGATCATACCTGACCCACCAGAAAatccaccgcctcctcctccacaacaGCCACATCCACCTTCCCCGCCCACTCCTCCTCCCTATAGTCCACCTTCTACTCCACCTTTACCCTCATACATTCAGAAACCTCAGTATAGCCCTAAACCCCGTCCTCcgccgccacctcctcctcctcctcctcctcctcctccacctcctcctcctcctgcatctcctctccctctgaagaaaaaaaatgctcccccacctccacctcctcctcctcttcctccccctccctcacctGTTAGCGATCAGATGCGTCCAGTCGTCCAGTTTGTTCCAACCTCTTTGCCGCCCGTATCCTCGCTTCGACCTGTTTCAGAGCGGAAACACCCCCCTCCTCTTGACCCATCACAAACTGATGTTGGAAAGAAGGAGCTTAAAGGGATCCTGAAAAACATCCAGAATCTTGTTGACATAGAGAGGTCTGTTGCCAACCTGTACAGCCAAGTAGACAAAAATTGCAAGGTGCCCAAGTTTAACAAGAAACCACAAGTGACTGAGGAATCAGAGGCTAACAACCCACAAAGCCCTGATTCCTGGGATGAGCAGAGCACGCCAAATATAACCGACTTCAGCTCTGTAGTCCAAATCAACTCAACAACAAGTATGAACTGCACTGAAAATGTAACAAGTGAACTGAACATGGCAGCAGAGGTTCAGCAGACGAGCCAATTGAACTCGGACAGCCCAGACACCTCTGAGCTCAGTGAACAGTTTTCCCAGTCCACAGCgttgtga